In a single window of the Bacillus mycoides genome:
- a CDS encoding DHH family phosphoesterase has product MHEQILGAIKEFDTIIIHRHVRPDPDALGSQCGLGTILQESFPEKNIYMVGYNEPSLSFLRVMDDIEDSVYEDALVIVCDTANQERVCDQRYAKGKMLIKIDHHPNEDPYGDITWVDTTASSTSEMIYEFYSYGKDKGLTISKEAARLILAGIVGDTGRFLFPNTTAKTLRYVSELVDMDVKFTDLYNEMYKTKEKIARLNGYILQNFTMVEEGAAYIKLTKEVLEEFDVLSTEASGVVGALGNIDGLKAWVLFLEEDDVIRVRLRSKGPVINKLAMQYNGGGHPMASGAKASSWEEADRLFADLRELCR; this is encoded by the coding sequence ATGCATGAGCAAATTTTAGGAGCAATTAAAGAGTTTGATACAATTATTATTCATCGTCATGTACGTCCGGATCCGGATGCGTTAGGTTCTCAGTGCGGACTTGGTACAATTCTGCAAGAATCGTTTCCAGAGAAAAATATTTATATGGTTGGGTACAACGAGCCTTCTTTATCGTTTTTACGAGTAATGGATGATATTGAAGATAGTGTATATGAAGATGCACTTGTTATCGTTTGTGATACAGCGAACCAAGAGCGTGTTTGTGATCAGCGTTATGCAAAAGGAAAGATGTTAATTAAAATTGATCATCATCCGAATGAAGACCCGTACGGAGATATTACATGGGTGGATACGACAGCAAGTTCTACAAGTGAAATGATTTATGAATTTTACAGTTATGGAAAAGATAAAGGATTAACGATTTCAAAGGAAGCAGCTCGCCTTATTTTAGCGGGTATTGTTGGAGATACAGGGCGTTTCTTATTCCCGAATACAACAGCGAAAACACTTCGTTACGTAAGTGAGCTCGTTGACATGGATGTAAAATTCACAGATTTATACAATGAAATGTATAAGACGAAAGAAAAAATTGCTCGTTTGAACGGTTATATTTTACAAAACTTTACGATGGTAGAAGAAGGTGCAGCGTACATTAAATTAACGAAAGAGGTACTAGAAGAGTTTGATGTACTTTCTACTGAAGCATCTGGTGTTGTCGGAGCACTTGGTAATATTGATGGATTAAAGGCATGGGTTCTATTTTTAGAGGAAGATGATGTTATTCGTGTTCGTCTTCGTTCAAAAGGACCAGTTATTAATAAATTAGCAATGCAATATAATGGCGGAGGACATCCGATGGCTTCTGGTGCAAAAGCATCTTCTTGGGAAGAAGCAGATCGCCTGTTTGCTGATTTACGTGAGCTGTGTAGATAA
- the ytrI gene encoding sporulation membrane protein YtrI — protein sequence MRVPSANTAKRWYLVLAGAAVGGVLSWFVFLYIYGVFQEEQTSKIAEQKEIIEKQEAKLHVLLEDQEKLNTENKRLLTIQEIKIKIINRKKYDLDNLTLENMTTSIHNDLQHLLTKNIQSIAKNKDLLKKVIENKTYKHYDRIYRFKVDTVSFDTVLEISIDIEKEK from the coding sequence ATGAGAGTACCCAGTGCCAATACAGCCAAAAGGTGGTATTTAGTTTTAGCTGGCGCTGCTGTTGGAGGAGTATTGAGCTGGTTTGTTTTTTTGTACATATACGGTGTATTTCAAGAAGAACAAACTAGTAAAATAGCAGAACAAAAAGAAATTATCGAAAAACAAGAAGCAAAACTCCACGTCCTTCTCGAAGACCAAGAGAAATTGAACACAGAAAATAAACGGCTCTTAACAATTCAAGAAATCAAAATAAAAATTATAAATCGAAAAAAATATGATTTAGACAATCTTACACTTGAAAACATGACCACTTCTATCCATAATGATCTCCAGCATCTTTTAACGAAAAACATTCAAAGCATCGCAAAAAATAAAGACCTGCTCAAAAAAGTCATCGAAAATAAAACGTACAAACATTACGATCGTATATACCGCTTTAAAGTAGACACAGTCTCTTTTGATACCGTACTTGAAATTAGTATTGATATAGAGAAAGAAAAATAA
- a CDS encoding YtrH family sporulation protein, whose protein sequence is MMRKAEIKTYFSYFVHIYEEERGMTMDVREHTFFSLLIISYFIAFGVILGGSLIGGFGAFLIGKPTLTYINQFAQNLRIWALVAAIGGTFDTFYSFERSFFGGDMKDIVKQILLIFFATGGMQTGLIIIKWLTQEHV, encoded by the coding sequence GTGATGAGGAAAGCGGAAATCAAAACATACTTCTCATACTTTGTCCATATATATGAAGAAGAAAGGGGAATGACGATGGATGTAAGAGAACATACTTTTTTCTCTCTGCTTATTATTAGTTATTTTATTGCCTTTGGAGTTATACTTGGTGGTTCATTAATAGGCGGATTTGGTGCATTTCTCATCGGAAAACCAACTCTAACCTATATTAATCAATTCGCCCAAAATTTAAGAATTTGGGCACTCGTTGCAGCAATTGGCGGAACGTTCGATACCTTTTATAGCTTTGAAAGAAGCTTCTTTGGCGGAGATATGAAAGATATCGTAAAACAAATTCTCCTTATTTTTTTTGCAACTGGCGGTATGCAAACTGGTCTTATTATTATTAAATGGCTTACACAGGAACATGTATGA
- the dnaE gene encoding DNA polymerase III subunit alpha translates to MKFVHLQCQTVFSLLKSACKIDELVIRAKELGFSSLAITDENVMYGVIPFYKACKKNGIQPIIGLTASIFSEEEERSYPLVLLAENEIGYQNLLKISSSIMTKSKEGIPKKWLAHYAKGLIAISPGKDGEIEQLLLEDKESQAEEVAHTYQNMFSNFYISLQHHAIQDELLLQEKLPEFINKVNVPVVATNDVRYINQSDALVHECLLSVEGGTKMTDPDRPRMKTDQYYLKSSDEMGALFSHAEEAVQNTITIAERCQVEIPFHVNQLPKFPVPSNETNDTYLRRVCEEGLQKRYGTPKEAHIGRLDHELNVISRMGFSDYFLIVWDFMKYAHENHILTGPGRGSAAGSLVSYVLEITDIDPIEYELLFERFLNPERVTLPDIDIDFPDIRRDEMIRYVKDKYGQLRVAQIVTFGTLAAKAAIRDIARVMGLLPRDIDIFSKLIPSKLGITLRDAYEESQSLREFIQGNLLHERVFEIAKRVEGLPRHTSIHAAGVIMSQEPLTGSVAIQEGHNDVYVTQYPADALEELGLLKMDFLGLRNLTLLENIIKFIVEKTGKQIDIRNLPLQDEKTFQLLGRGDTTGVFQLESGGMRNVLRGLKPNEFEDIVAVNSLYRPGPMEQIPTFIESKHGKRQIEYLHPDLKPILERTYGVIVYQEQIMQIASKLAGFSLGEADLLRRAVSKKNRDILDQERKHFVQGCLENGYDETSSEQIYDLIVRFANYGFNRSHAVAYSMIGYQLAYLKANYTLEFMTALLSSAIGNEDKIVQYVRETKRKGFHVLPPSLQRSGYNFQIEGNAIRYSLLSIRNIGMATVTALLEEREEKMFEDLFEFCLRMPSKFVTERNLEAFVWSGCFDGFGVSRTTLWRSLKGALEYANLARDFDLGDAVPKSKYVQGEELSFIEQLNKEKEALGFYLSSYPTAQYAELGKELEIPSLAQAMRHKKKVQRAIVYITSVKVIRTKKLQKMAFITFCDQNDEMEAVIFPETYIHFSDRLQEGAIVLVDGTIEQRNHKLQWIVNGLYPLEEMDVYEGMKEASVYVKLPSQYEKKLVNQVTKILFDYSGFTKVLIYYEKEHKMVQLSRSLSIHPSEECLGALREIVGDENVVVKI, encoded by the coding sequence GTGAAGTTTGTGCATTTACAATGTCAAACCGTTTTTAGTTTATTAAAAAGTGCTTGTAAAATTGATGAGCTTGTCATTCGGGCGAAAGAGCTTGGATTTTCATCGCTGGCCATTACAGATGAAAATGTTATGTATGGAGTTATTCCGTTTTATAAAGCATGCAAGAAAAATGGTATACAGCCTATTATCGGCTTAACAGCTTCTATTTTTAGTGAAGAAGAAGAAAGGTCTTATCCACTTGTCTTACTTGCTGAGAATGAAATAGGCTATCAAAATTTATTAAAGATCTCTAGCAGCATTATGACGAAGTCAAAAGAAGGTATCCCGAAGAAGTGGCTTGCTCATTATGCGAAAGGGTTAATTGCAATTTCACCAGGGAAAGACGGAGAGATTGAACAGCTATTATTAGAAGACAAAGAGAGTCAGGCTGAAGAAGTAGCTCATACGTATCAAAATATGTTCAGCAATTTTTATATAAGTTTGCAGCATCATGCAATTCAAGATGAACTGCTTTTACAAGAAAAACTGCCTGAATTTATTAATAAGGTAAACGTTCCAGTCGTTGCAACAAATGATGTTCGCTATATTAATCAAAGTGACGCACTTGTTCATGAATGTTTATTATCTGTTGAAGGCGGAACGAAAATGACTGATCCAGATAGACCGAGAATGAAAACGGATCAGTATTATTTAAAGTCATCGGATGAAATGGGAGCACTATTTTCTCATGCTGAGGAAGCGGTTCAAAATACAATAACAATCGCGGAACGTTGCCAAGTAGAAATTCCTTTCCATGTAAATCAATTACCGAAATTTCCTGTTCCATCTAACGAGACGAATGATACGTATTTGCGCCGTGTTTGTGAAGAAGGCTTGCAGAAACGCTATGGTACGCCGAAAGAAGCGCATATAGGACGTTTGGATCATGAATTAAATGTTATTTCTCGTATGGGATTTAGCGATTATTTCCTCATCGTATGGGACTTTATGAAATATGCACATGAAAATCATATTTTAACTGGGCCAGGCCGTGGATCGGCAGCTGGTTCACTCGTTTCTTACGTATTGGAAATTACAGATATTGATCCGATTGAATATGAATTATTATTTGAAAGGTTTTTAAACCCTGAACGTGTGACACTTCCAGATATTGATATTGATTTTCCAGATATAAGACGTGATGAGATGATTCGATATGTGAAAGATAAATATGGTCAGCTTCGTGTTGCTCAAATTGTAACGTTCGGAACTCTTGCAGCGAAAGCCGCAATTAGAGACATTGCTCGTGTAATGGGGCTCCTGCCAAGAGATATTGACATATTTTCAAAACTTATCCCATCAAAGCTTGGTATAACGTTAAGAGATGCATATGAGGAATCGCAATCGCTCCGTGAGTTTATACAAGGGAATCTGTTACATGAGCGTGTGTTTGAAATTGCAAAACGTGTAGAGGGATTACCGCGTCATACGTCTATTCATGCAGCTGGCGTTATTATGAGCCAAGAACCGTTAACGGGAAGTGTAGCGATTCAAGAAGGGCATAACGATGTTTATGTTACGCAATATCCAGCTGATGCATTAGAAGAACTTGGATTGCTCAAGATGGACTTTTTAGGCTTACGTAATTTAACGTTACTTGAAAATATTATAAAATTTATTGTTGAAAAAACTGGGAAACAAATTGATATAAGAAATTTACCTCTGCAAGATGAAAAGACGTTTCAATTGTTAGGAAGAGGGGATACAACAGGTGTATTCCAGCTTGAATCAGGTGGTATGCGAAATGTACTTCGTGGGTTAAAACCGAATGAATTTGAAGACATAGTCGCTGTTAACTCGTTATACAGACCAGGACCGATGGAACAAATTCCAACCTTTATTGAATCGAAGCATGGGAAAAGACAAATTGAATATTTACATCCGGATTTAAAGCCGATTTTAGAAAGAACATACGGCGTAATTGTATACCAAGAACAAATTATGCAAATCGCATCGAAGTTAGCTGGATTTTCGCTTGGAGAAGCGGATTTGCTGCGCCGTGCAGTGAGTAAAAAGAATCGTGATATTTTAGATCAAGAACGTAAGCATTTTGTTCAAGGTTGTTTGGAAAATGGATACGATGAGACATCTTCAGAACAAATTTATGATTTAATTGTAAGATTTGCGAATTACGGTTTTAACCGAAGTCACGCTGTAGCTTACAGTATGATCGGATATCAGCTTGCATATTTAAAAGCAAATTATACGCTGGAATTTATGACTGCGTTATTATCAAGTGCAATTGGAAATGAAGATAAGATTGTGCAGTATGTACGAGAAACGAAGCGGAAAGGTTTTCACGTTTTACCGCCTTCTCTTCAGAGAAGTGGTTACAACTTCCAAATAGAAGGAAATGCGATTCGATATAGTTTACTTTCGATTCGGAATATCGGAATGGCTACCGTGACGGCATTACTCGAAGAACGAGAGGAAAAAATGTTCGAAGATTTATTTGAGTTTTGTCTTCGTATGCCATCAAAATTTGTAACAGAGCGAAATTTAGAAGCGTTTGTCTGGTCTGGTTGTTTTGACGGTTTTGGTGTTTCGAGGACGACGTTATGGAGAAGTCTTAAAGGAGCGTTGGAGTATGCAAATCTTGCACGTGATTTTGATTTAGGGGATGCTGTTCCGAAATCAAAATACGTACAAGGAGAAGAGCTATCCTTTATTGAACAGTTAAATAAAGAGAAGGAAGCACTCGGTTTTTATTTATCTAGCTATCCGACAGCGCAGTATGCGGAACTAGGAAAAGAATTAGAAATTCCATCTCTTGCTCAGGCGATGCGACATAAGAAAAAAGTACAAAGAGCGATCGTATATATAACAAGTGTGAAAGTTATTCGTACGAAAAAGTTGCAAAAGATGGCGTTTATTACATTCTGTGATCAAAATGATGAAATGGAAGCCGTTATTTTTCCAGAAACGTATATACATTTTTCGGACAGGTTACAAGAAGGTGCAATCGTTTTAGTTGATGGTACGATCGAGCAAAGAAATCATAAGTTGCAATGGATCGTGAATGGACTATATCCGCTAGAAGAAATGGATGTTTATGAAGGAATGAAAGAAGCGTCTGTTTACGTGAAATTGCCGTCTCAATATGAAAAAAAGCTTGTAAATCAAGTTACCAAAATATTGTTTGATTATTCAGGTTTTACGAAAGTACTAATTTATTATGAAAAGGAACATAAAATGGTACAATTATCTCGAAGTTTATCGATTCATCCAAGTGAAGAATGTCTAGGAGCACTTCGAGAAATTGTCGGTGACGAAAATGTCGTTGTGAAAATATAA
- a CDS encoding NAD(P)-dependent malic enzyme translates to MHKVHQGKLETVSKVKVENAKDLSLAYSPGVAEPCKEIYDDKSKVYEYTMKGNMVAVVTDGTAVLGLGNIGPEASLPVMEGKAVLFKSFAGVDAFPIALNTNDVDKIVETVKLMEPTFGGVNLEDIAAPNCFVIEERLKKETNIPIFHDDQHGTAIVTVAGLVNALKLVGKKMSDIKVVANGAGAAGIAIIKLLYRYGVRDVIMCDRKGAIYEGRPVGMNPVKDEVAKYTNKSRIEGSLADVLQGADVFIGVSAAGALTEEMVRTMNDDAIIFAMANPVPEIMPELAKAAGAAVVGTGRSDFPNQVNNVLAFPGIFRGALDVHATQINEEMKMAAVQAIAELVSEDELNADHIIPAPFDARVAPQVAAYVAKAAMETGVARRQVDPNEVAEKTKQLALIGKE, encoded by the coding sequence ATGCATAAAGTGCATCAAGGAAAATTAGAAACTGTATCAAAAGTAAAAGTAGAAAATGCAAAAGATTTAAGTCTTGCATATTCTCCAGGGGTTGCAGAGCCTTGTAAAGAAATTTATGACGATAAAAGTAAGGTATATGAATATACAATGAAGGGAAATATGGTAGCAGTTGTGACAGATGGAACGGCTGTACTTGGTCTTGGTAACATTGGACCTGAAGCATCTCTTCCAGTAATGGAAGGTAAAGCTGTATTATTCAAGAGCTTTGCTGGTGTAGATGCATTCCCGATTGCCTTAAATACAAACGATGTAGATAAAATTGTTGAAACTGTAAAATTAATGGAGCCAACTTTTGGCGGTGTAAACTTAGAAGATATCGCAGCGCCAAACTGCTTCGTTATTGAAGAACGTTTGAAAAAAGAGACAAACATTCCAATATTCCATGATGATCAACACGGAACAGCTATCGTAACAGTAGCAGGCCTTGTGAACGCGCTGAAGTTAGTTGGAAAGAAAATGTCTGACATTAAAGTTGTCGCAAATGGTGCAGGTGCAGCAGGTATTGCAATCATTAAACTTTTATATCGCTATGGTGTACGTGACGTTATTATGTGTGACCGTAAAGGTGCAATCTATGAAGGTCGTCCTGTCGGTATGAATCCGGTGAAAGATGAAGTTGCAAAATATACAAATAAGAGTCGTATAGAAGGTTCTTTAGCTGATGTTTTACAAGGTGCGGACGTATTCATTGGTGTATCTGCAGCAGGTGCATTAACTGAAGAGATGGTTCGTACAATGAATGACGATGCAATTATTTTTGCAATGGCGAATCCGGTTCCAGAAATTATGCCAGAATTGGCAAAAGCAGCGGGCGCAGCTGTTGTTGGAACAGGTCGTTCTGACTTCCCGAACCAAGTAAATAATGTACTAGCGTTCCCAGGTATTTTCCGCGGTGCACTTGATGTACATGCGACACAAATTAATGAAGAAATGAAGATGGCAGCTGTACAGGCCATTGCAGAGCTTGTATCAGAGGATGAGTTGAATGCAGATCATATCATTCCAGCACCATTTGACGCGCGTGTAGCGCCTCAAGTAGCGGCTTACGTTGCGAAAGCAGCAATGGAGACAGGAGTAGCTCGCCGTCAAGTAGATCCAAATGAAGTCGCTGAGAAAACAAAACAATTAGCGCTGATTGGTAAAGAATAA
- a CDS encoding FadR/GntR family transcriptional regulator, translating into MTSSNTKVYLEIVKKIRSIMEEDCLVAGDRLPSERELSSRLNVGRSSVREALRALELVGLIETRRGEGTFIRNFYDNGLVQLIAPFLLQDEKTIRDLLQTKRLLEKDMIRLVCNLPKETFSEVLSKLHQVLEENESSIPVLHQTFFKTLIEQFNNYLLYRIWMIVNDYVATLSCEVSGDSIEMYRKLYATLEVKQENDALKIYDELVENIQFHS; encoded by the coding sequence TTGACATCATCAAATACAAAAGTATATCTCGAAATTGTAAAAAAAATCCGTTCCATTATGGAAGAGGATTGTTTAGTAGCAGGGGATCGTTTGCCATCTGAGCGTGAGTTAAGTTCACGCTTAAATGTTGGACGTTCCTCTGTAAGAGAAGCATTACGTGCGTTAGAACTGGTAGGATTAATTGAAACGAGACGTGGTGAGGGAACGTTTATTCGAAACTTTTACGATAACGGTCTTGTACAATTAATTGCTCCGTTCTTGCTGCAAGATGAGAAAACAATTCGTGATTTATTACAAACAAAACGATTGCTTGAGAAAGATATGATTCGACTTGTATGTAATTTACCGAAAGAAACGTTTTCTGAAGTACTAAGTAAATTACACCAAGTGCTTGAAGAAAATGAAAGCTCAATTCCGGTGCTTCATCAAACGTTCTTTAAAACACTTATTGAACAATTCAATAATTATTTACTCTATCGCATTTGGATGATCGTAAATGATTACGTTGCAACTCTTTCTTGTGAAGTTTCAGGAGATTCTATCGAAATGTATAGAAAGCTTTATGCTACTTTGGAAGTGAAACAAGAAAATGATGCGTTAAAAATTTACGATGAATTAGTAGAGAATATACAGTTTCACTCGTAA
- the accD gene encoding acetyl-CoA carboxylase, carboxyltransferase subunit beta, with the protein MLRDLFVKKKKYAAIPSEQVRKDVPDGVMTKCPKCKKIMYTKELLKNLKVCVNCGYHHPMNAWERLDSILDEGSFREYDKEMVSLNPLEFPGYEEKLENDRKKTKLNEAVVTGEGTIDDMLVVVAVMDSRFRMGSMGSVVGEKIARAVEKAYDLQVPFIIFTASGGARMQEGILSLMQMAKTSVALKKHSNAGGLFISVMTHPTTGGVSASFASLGDYNLAEPGALIGFAGRRVIEQTVREKLPEDFQTAEFLLEHGQLDAVVHRDDMRESLRKILEVHQGGEMAVWQS; encoded by the coding sequence GTGCTAAGAGATTTATTCGTGAAAAAGAAAAAGTACGCTGCAATACCTTCAGAACAAGTACGAAAAGATGTACCAGATGGCGTTATGACAAAATGTCCGAAATGTAAAAAAATCATGTATACGAAAGAGCTTCTTAAAAATTTAAAAGTATGCGTGAATTGTGGATATCATCATCCGATGAATGCATGGGAACGCCTTGATAGTATATTGGACGAAGGTTCATTTCGTGAGTATGACAAAGAGATGGTTTCACTAAATCCACTTGAGTTTCCGGGATATGAAGAGAAACTAGAAAACGATCGTAAGAAGACTAAATTGAATGAAGCGGTTGTAACTGGTGAAGGAACAATTGATGACATGCTTGTTGTTGTTGCAGTAATGGATTCTCGTTTTCGAATGGGCAGCATGGGCTCTGTTGTAGGAGAGAAAATTGCCCGTGCGGTTGAAAAGGCATACGACTTACAAGTTCCATTTATTATCTTTACTGCGTCGGGTGGTGCTCGTATGCAAGAAGGGATATTAAGTTTAATGCAAATGGCAAAAACAAGCGTAGCTTTGAAAAAGCATAGTAATGCAGGAGGGTTATTTATTTCTGTTATGACTCACCCAACGACGGGCGGGGTTTCAGCGAGTTTCGCTTCACTTGGTGATTACAATCTTGCAGAGCCAGGTGCACTTATCGGATTTGCTGGTAGACGCGTAATTGAACAAACAGTGCGTGAGAAACTGCCGGAAGATTTCCAAACGGCAGAATTTTTACTAGAGCACGGTCAATTAGATGCGGTGGTGCATCGTGATGATATGAGAGAATCACTCCGTAAGATTTTAGAAGTTCATCAAGGAGGGGAAATGGCTGTATGGCAGAGCTAG